One region of Polynucleobacter sp. MWH-Aus1W21 genomic DNA includes:
- a CDS encoding sugar transferase → MNHYIKRTFDLIVSGCGLFFLSPVFLVIMLLVRINLGAPILFVQKRPGLHGKPFFMLKFRTMIEAAQNDGAPLSDAERLTRFGKFLRSTSLDELPELWNVFIGEMSLVGPRPLLMEYLPLYSEEQSKRHDVLPGITGWAQVNGRNAISWDEKFSLDVWYVNNANMLLDIKILLLTVKKVLIKEGISEVGSATMTPFQGQSSRSSIIGDNKSHDR, encoded by the coding sequence ATGAATCACTACATAAAACGCACTTTTGATCTGATTGTTTCTGGGTGCGGACTCTTTTTCCTTAGCCCCGTTTTTTTAGTGATAATGCTTCTTGTCCGCATCAACTTAGGTGCACCGATACTCTTTGTGCAAAAGCGTCCTGGCTTGCATGGCAAACCTTTTTTCATGTTGAAATTTCGTACCATGATTGAGGCAGCTCAGAATGACGGAGCGCCTCTCTCGGACGCTGAGCGATTAACTCGATTCGGAAAATTTTTGAGATCTACTAGTCTTGATGAATTGCCTGAATTATGGAATGTATTTATTGGTGAAATGAGTTTGGTTGGCCCTAGACCACTTCTGATGGAGTATCTGCCCCTGTACTCAGAAGAGCAATCTAAGCGACATGATGTATTGCCCGGGATTACCGGATGGGCTCAGGTGAATGGGCGTAATGCTATATCTTGGGATGAGAAATTTTCTTTAGACGTTTGGTATGTTAACAATGCAAATATGCTGTTAGATATCAAGATCCTATTACTTACGGTCAAGAAGGTGTTGATTAAAGAAGGCATCTCTGAAGTGGGGTCAGCAACGATGACCCCCTTTCAAGGCCAATCGTCTAGATCATCAATTATTGGCGATAACAAATCTCACGATCGATAG
- a CDS encoding glycosyltransferase family 1 protein, giving the protein MRTIAFGSTNLYKGLRDGGIDGIGRYCQALIEEFQKDTGLKIKPFTFGEQSAKDSILLPNYYSHALTASLKGLIGRQDQCFSGVDLIHATDQWMPLVKDRPIIATVMDTIPLSHPQYMRSSFRHLKSFFWKQLTRKADHIITISEFSKSEIAKHFNYPEQKISSVALGVEESYRIPISPTEINATIQKFGLPEKFFLAIGTLQPRKNIAALLKAHSHLPSGLSKEFPIVIVGRSGWDENQEIKAAIQAASAKGECVWINYVTEFEKRCLLQRAVGMPFISLYEGFGLPIIEAFASGTPVITSITTSMPEVAGDAALLVDPKNLDQITHALQLLIKDQGLRTSLKEKGIARSRQYSWKNTAEATKKIYERYC; this is encoded by the coding sequence ATGAGAACAATTGCTTTTGGAAGCACCAACCTTTACAAAGGTCTGCGTGATGGTGGAATTGACGGCATAGGACGCTACTGTCAGGCACTTATTGAAGAATTTCAAAAAGATACTGGTCTTAAGATAAAGCCATTTACATTTGGTGAGCAGTCTGCAAAAGACTCTATATTGCTTCCAAACTATTACTCGCATGCACTCACCGCTAGCCTGAAAGGTCTCATCGGCCGACAAGATCAATGCTTTTCAGGTGTCGACCTCATTCATGCAACAGATCAGTGGATGCCCCTCGTCAAGGATAGGCCCATTATTGCAACCGTGATGGATACCATACCCTTATCACATCCCCAATATATGAGATCTTCTTTTCGGCACCTCAAGTCATTTTTTTGGAAGCAGCTAACCCGCAAAGCAGATCACATCATCACCATTTCAGAATTTTCTAAATCTGAGATTGCTAAGCACTTTAACTACCCAGAACAAAAAATCTCATCTGTTGCACTTGGTGTTGAAGAGTCTTACCGCATTCCAATTTCACCGACCGAAATTAACGCCACCATTCAAAAGTTTGGACTGCCTGAAAAATTCTTTTTGGCCATCGGAACATTGCAGCCACGCAAAAATATTGCCGCTCTATTAAAGGCGCACTCTCATTTGCCCTCAGGGTTATCAAAGGAATTCCCAATCGTCATCGTAGGGCGCTCTGGCTGGGATGAGAATCAAGAGATTAAAGCTGCAATTCAGGCGGCAAGCGCTAAAGGCGAATGTGTTTGGATTAACTACGTCACCGAGTTTGAGAAGCGCTGCCTTTTACAAAGAGCTGTTGGCATGCCTTTTATTAGCCTATATGAAGGCTTTGGTTTACCAATTATCGAGGCATTTGCAAGCGGTACACCAGTCATTACATCAATTACCACCTCAATGCCCGAGGTTGCTGGTGATGCAGCACTCTTAGTAGACCCTAAAAATCTTGATCAAATTACTCACGCACTTCAATTGCTGATAAAAGATCAGGGGTTAAGGACTTCACTCAAGGAAAAAGGCATTGCACGATCACGGCAGTACTCTTGGAAAAATACTGCTGAAGCAACAAAAAAGATTTATGAGAGATATTGCTAG
- a CDS encoding GNAT family N-acetyltransferase: protein MLSGKHVGLRAIELADLPQLLEWRNKPEFRQYFREYRELNAEQQRRWFDEKVNGDPAIKMFSIIDLSSGRLLGACGLCYIDWVNRTADFSIYIGADDLYIDEKFAPDAAKVLIRYGFEELGLHRLWSEIYAFDDPKKAFFDQLGFTLDGRHRETHWANGLWHDSLFYGLLSTDSRC, encoded by the coding sequence ATGTTATCTGGAAAACATGTTGGCTTACGTGCTATAGAGCTTGCTGATTTGCCGCAGCTATTGGAGTGGCGCAATAAGCCTGAGTTTCGTCAGTATTTCCGTGAATATCGCGAGCTCAATGCTGAGCAACAGCGGCGCTGGTTTGATGAGAAAGTAAATGGTGATCCAGCCATCAAGATGTTCTCCATCATTGATTTATCGAGCGGCCGCTTACTGGGTGCTTGCGGACTTTGTTATATCGACTGGGTTAATCGTACCGCCGATTTTTCAATCTATATTGGCGCAGATGATTTGTACATTGACGAAAAGTTTGCACCCGACGCAGCAAAGGTATTGATTCGCTATGGCTTTGAAGAGCTAGGCCTTCATCGGCTGTGGTCAGAAATTTATGCATTTGACGATCCTAAAAAAGCTTTTTTTGATCAATTGGGATTCACTTTGGATGGGCGCCATCGCGAGACTCATTGGGCCAATGGACTTTGGCATGACTCATTGTTTTATGGACTACTGAGTACTGATTCAAGATGCTAA
- a CDS encoding glycosyltransferase family 4 protein: MKKIAFIAAAPISLKAFMRNHMLELSKEHRVYAIAAFTPEEESEMLTLGLHPIAISIPREISPWADLSALIALYKLFRKERFDVIQSVTPKAGLLAMMAGRIANIKQRIHWFTGQVWVTRQGVMRSLLRAADRLIAMNATYLLVDSPSQKLFLETEQVLIPGQSTVLGIGSICGVDLNRFKPNSIVRDQIRSQLSIPANELVFVFLGRLNRDKGILDLASAFSRLADEFSNVTLLIVGPDEGNISGVIDGICSGVITKVQKVSFTNSPEDYLACADILVLPSYREGFGSTVIEAAACGLPAIASRIYGLTDAVEENVTGLMSSARDIDGLHANMKALVINPDLRTKMGDSALKRAHSKFSMEAITRHYTDFIKKNVLQVSISELSKK, translated from the coding sequence ATGAAGAAAATTGCCTTTATTGCCGCCGCTCCCATAAGCCTAAAGGCATTCATGAGAAACCACATGCTCGAGCTATCAAAAGAGCATCGTGTGTATGCAATTGCAGCTTTCACTCCTGAGGAGGAGTCGGAGATGCTAACTTTGGGATTGCATCCTATTGCTATTTCTATTCCACGTGAAATTAGTCCCTGGGCTGATCTCTCAGCATTAATCGCCTTATATAAATTATTTAGGAAAGAGCGTTTTGATGTGATTCAATCCGTTACGCCTAAGGCTGGATTGCTAGCAATGATGGCTGGGCGTATAGCGAATATCAAGCAAAGAATTCACTGGTTTACGGGTCAAGTTTGGGTTACTCGTCAGGGCGTTATGAGATCTCTGTTGCGTGCTGCTGATCGTTTGATTGCCATGAACGCAACTTATTTGTTGGTAGACAGTCCATCTCAGAAACTATTTCTAGAGACCGAGCAGGTGCTTATCCCTGGGCAATCTACTGTTTTGGGTATTGGCTCTATCTGCGGCGTTGACCTGAATAGGTTTAAGCCAAATTCTATAGTGCGTGATCAAATTCGCTCCCAGTTAAGCATTCCTGCCAATGAATTGGTGTTTGTTTTTTTGGGACGCTTAAATCGAGATAAAGGCATTCTTGATCTTGCTTCAGCCTTCTCAAGGTTGGCTGACGAATTCAGTAATGTCACCTTATTGATTGTCGGGCCTGATGAGGGCAATATATCCGGCGTGATTGATGGGATCTGTTCTGGTGTCATTACTAAAGTACAAAAGGTTAGTTTTACTAATAGTCCAGAGGATTATCTTGCCTGCGCTGATATTTTGGTTTTGCCAAGTTATCGAGAGGGATTTGGAAGTACCGTAATTGAGGCTGCTGCGTGTGGTCTTCCCGCCATTGCATCACGCATCTACGGTTTAACTGATGCTGTTGAGGAAAATGTTACGGGGCTAATGAGTAGTGCGCGCGATATAGATGGGCTCCACGCCAATATGAAAGCCTTGGTAATAAATCCTGACTTGCGAACTAAAATGGGCGATTCAGCATTAAAACGGGCGCATTCCAAATTCTCTATGGAGGCGATTACTCGTCACTATACTGATTTCATTAAAAAGAATGTTTTACAAGTAAGCATTAGTGAATTGTCAAAAAAATGA
- a CDS encoding SDR family oxidoreductase encodes MQIPLIALSSHSDRNSAPLVIVGSTGLLGQALRSEACKRGYQVYGLARSGADVNLDIQDTQKLLEALGHVRPKYIINAAALINLDECERNPAHAHEINALAVKNIANYCQKHDVKLVQISTDHYFSGDGEVLHDEQAEVQLLNTYAKSKYEGELFAQSAPNSLILRTNIVGFRGWIGRPTFVEWAIAALSEGSPVTLFDDFFTSSIHVKAFAGSLFDLIDKNASGIFNLAAREVVSKADFLLKLAHQLELPVAGCTFGSVHSVGGVLRADSLGLDVLKAETILGYPLPKMDEVIAELAREYRERLNAIR; translated from the coding sequence TTGCAAATACCATTGATCGCATTAAGCAGCCATTCTGACCGCAATTCAGCCCCCCTAGTGATCGTTGGCTCCACTGGCTTGTTGGGTCAAGCACTTCGATCGGAGGCTTGCAAGAGGGGTTATCAAGTCTACGGGCTCGCTCGCTCTGGAGCCGATGTCAATTTGGACATACAGGACACTCAGAAGCTTTTGGAAGCCCTGGGTCATGTGCGGCCTAAGTACATTATCAATGCAGCCGCTTTGATTAATCTGGACGAGTGTGAGCGTAATCCTGCTCATGCCCATGAAATCAATGCTTTGGCAGTGAAGAATATAGCCAATTATTGCCAAAAGCATGACGTAAAGCTGGTTCAAATCTCCACTGATCACTATTTCAGTGGTGATGGGGAGGTATTGCATGATGAGCAAGCTGAGGTTCAGCTTTTAAACACCTATGCCAAAAGTAAGTATGAAGGGGAGCTTTTTGCTCAAAGTGCGCCAAATAGTCTTATTTTGCGCACTAATATAGTGGGATTTCGGGGGTGGATAGGTAGGCCAACCTTTGTGGAGTGGGCTATTGCAGCTCTATCTGAGGGTTCTCCTGTTACCTTATTTGATGATTTTTTCACCTCCAGCATTCACGTTAAGGCCTTTGCGGGCTCGCTGTTTGATTTAATTGATAAAAATGCCTCAGGAATATTCAATTTAGCTGCCAGAGAAGTCGTTAGCAAGGCTGATTTTTTATTAAAATTAGCCCATCAACTGGAGTTACCGGTTGCTGGCTGCACTTTTGGTAGTGTTCACTCTGTCGGGGGTGTTCTTCGCGCCGATAGTCTGGGTTTAGATGTTTTAAAGGCAGAGACAATTTTAGGTTATCCGTTACCAAAAATGGATGAGGTCATTGCTGAGCTGGCTCGGGAATATAGGGAAAGATTAAATGCAATACGATAG
- a CDS encoding GDP-mannose 4,6-dehydratase, whose amino-acid sequence MKILLTGATGFTGRHFSNLAKASGHEIVALQANLNDALALEAEVNQTSPDAVLHLAGKSFVVSSDDLPYYQVHAIGTVNLLNALSKLAKTPHKVVIASSATVYGNYAFERISEDEPAKPMGHYAVSKLATEFLALNFADRLPIVITRPFTYTGPGQNNQFVIPKIVEHFAKRSAYIELGNLNVEREFNDVRMISEAYLRLLHDGRAGEIYNLCSGQSHTLQSAIQLLTNLTGHSIEIRVNPAFVRKNEVHRMSGNPSKINSLFLTHNSSLKQYSLQDTLEEMLKAC is encoded by the coding sequence TTGAAAATACTTCTTACCGGCGCTACGGGATTTACCGGTCGTCACTTCAGCAATCTTGCAAAAGCCAGCGGCCATGAAATCGTCGCACTCCAGGCAAACTTGAATGATGCTCTTGCCCTTGAAGCAGAAGTTAACCAAACTTCGCCTGATGCAGTATTGCATTTAGCAGGGAAGAGCTTTGTAGTGAGCAGCGATGATCTGCCCTATTACCAAGTTCATGCCATAGGAACCGTAAACCTACTAAATGCCCTGAGTAAGCTCGCTAAAACCCCCCATAAGGTTGTCATCGCTAGTAGCGCAACAGTATATGGAAATTATGCGTTTGAGCGCATCTCCGAGGATGAGCCAGCCAAACCTATGGGGCACTATGCTGTCAGCAAGCTAGCAACTGAATTTTTGGCATTGAATTTTGCAGATCGTTTACCAATAGTAATTACGCGCCCCTTTACCTACACCGGTCCAGGGCAAAATAATCAGTTCGTGATCCCAAAAATTGTTGAGCATTTTGCGAAACGCTCGGCATACATTGAGCTGGGAAACTTAAATGTTGAACGAGAATTTAACGACGTCAGAATGATTAGCGAAGCTTACTTGCGGCTTTTGCATGACGGTAGAGCTGGCGAGATCTATAACCTCTGCTCTGGTCAGTCGCATACACTCCAGTCGGCCATTCAATTACTTACAAATCTAACTGGTCATTCCATTGAAATTCGAGTAAATCCAGCTTTTGTAAGAAAAAATGAGGTTCACCGTATGTCTGGAAATCCCAGCAAAATCAATAGCCTATTTCTTACCCACAATTCATCACTGAAGCAGTACTCATTACAAGACACGCTCGAAGAAATGCTTAAAGCCTGTTAA
- a CDS encoding YdcF family protein has translation MFSVELIESAYPERVAVEMVPDADAIVVLSSGRKIAPGKAQISEWGDANRFFGGVELFKSKKAPRLVFTGGWAPWEPNSRPEGEVSAEFAMQLGIPRESILITKPVLNTAEEAMAVAELLNKESNGKPVRILLVTSSYHMERSRQLFELTGLNVIPYPVDFQRSRDHQITPMDFLPSANALAQNEMVMRELIGRIYYRLRAYVLR, from the coding sequence ATGTTTTCTGTGGAGTTAATTGAATCTGCCTATCCTGAGCGAGTGGCAGTTGAGATGGTGCCTGATGCCGATGCTATTGTGGTGTTGAGTTCCGGGCGCAAGATTGCCCCAGGTAAAGCGCAGATTAGTGAGTGGGGTGATGCCAATCGCTTCTTTGGGGGTGTAGAACTTTTTAAGTCCAAAAAGGCACCAAGACTTGTTTTTACTGGTGGTTGGGCCCCTTGGGAGCCAAACTCAAGACCGGAAGGAGAGGTCTCTGCTGAATTTGCCATGCAATTGGGCATACCCAGGGAATCTATTTTGATCACCAAGCCAGTTCTCAATACTGCTGAGGAGGCTATGGCAGTTGCTGAGCTTTTGAATAAGGAGAGCAATGGGAAGCCGGTCAGAATTTTATTGGTGACTTCCTCGTACCACATGGAAAGATCGAGGCAGCTTTTTGAGTTGACCGGCTTAAATGTAATTCCATACCCAGTAGATTTTCAGAGATCAAGAGATCATCAGATAACCCCAATGGATTTTTTGCCCAGCGCAAATGCTTTAGCTCAAAATGAAATGGTAATGCGTGAGTTAATTGGTCGTATTTACTATAGGCTCCGTGCTTACGTTCTTAGATAG
- a CDS encoding N-acetylneuraminate synthase family protein, giving the protein MQYDSSISVNGRSITIDQPSYFIADIAANHDGDLERAKALIWLAKEAGADAAKFQHFKAEKIVSDLGFKSLGSQQSHQANWKKSVFEVFQDYECNREWNQELIETAAQAKIDFITTPYDTDAVDELDPYLPAYKIGSGDITWIEFIEYVAKRNKPLFIASGASNLADVERAVAAALQHNRQLVLMQCNTNYTGSLENFRFINLNVLKSYALKYPEMILGLSDHSPGHATVLGAIALGARVVEKHFTDDASRVGPDHGFSMTPKTWREMVDRSRELENALGDGIKRVEPNETQTASLQQRCLYLTRDIGVGEILSAADVEALRPVQDNSFKPYELVTAIGKKMLHGRKRGEFLLKSDLE; this is encoded by the coding sequence ATGCAATACGATAGTTCTATTAGCGTTAACGGTCGATCGATCACTATCGATCAGCCTAGCTATTTCATTGCAGACATTGCTGCAAACCATGATGGTGATTTAGAAAGAGCCAAGGCTCTGATATGGTTGGCTAAGGAGGCAGGTGCTGATGCCGCTAAGTTTCAGCATTTTAAAGCGGAAAAAATTGTGAGTGATTTAGGTTTTAAATCACTTGGCTCGCAACAGAGCCATCAAGCCAATTGGAAAAAATCTGTATTTGAAGTTTTCCAAGACTACGAATGTAATCGCGAATGGAATCAAGAATTAATTGAAACCGCTGCACAAGCCAAAATTGATTTCATTACCACCCCATACGATACTGATGCTGTAGATGAGTTGGACCCCTATTTACCAGCTTATAAGATTGGCTCGGGTGACATCACATGGATTGAATTTATTGAATATGTGGCTAAAAGAAATAAGCCATTGTTTATTGCTTCAGGCGCTAGTAATCTTGCTGATGTAGAAAGGGCAGTAGCTGCAGCGCTTCAGCACAATCGACAGCTAGTACTCATGCAATGTAATACGAACTACACGGGTTCTTTAGAGAATTTCAGATTCATTAACTTAAATGTTTTGAAATCTTACGCTCTCAAATATCCCGAAATGATATTGGGTTTATCAGATCACTCTCCAGGTCATGCGACAGTATTGGGTGCCATTGCTTTAGGTGCTCGAGTAGTGGAAAAGCATTTTACTGATGACGCCTCAAGAGTGGGGCCTGACCATGGTTTCTCCATGACGCCCAAGACATGGCGTGAAATGGTTGACCGTAGTCGAGAATTGGAAAACGCTCTCGGGGACGGCATCAAGAGGGTGGAGCCTAATGAAACTCAAACTGCTAGCTTGCAACAACGTTGCTTGTATCTAACTCGAGATATTGGTGTCGGTGAAATCTTATCTGCAGCTGATGTGGAGGCATTAAGACCTGTTCAGGATAACTCTTTTAAACCCTATGAGCTAGTAACTGCTATTGGCAAGAAGATGCTTCATGGTCGCAAGCGCGGAGAATTTCTACTTAAAAGTGATTTGGAATAA
- a CDS encoding DegT/DnrJ/EryC1/StrS aminotransferase family protein yields MLNTPFSPWPSFTTEEADAVANVILSNKVNYWTGNECREFEKEFAVWADSKHAIALANGTVALDLALQGLGIGPGDEVIVTPRTFIASISCVISAGATPIFADVDPESGNISPAGIAAVITPKTKAVICVHLAGWPCDMDAIMALSSQHGFKVVEDCAQAHGARYKGRSVGSTGHVGAWSFCQDKIMTTGGEGGMVTTNDESLWRSMWAYKDHGKSYEAVYERQHPPGYRWLHDSFGTNWRMLEVQAAIGRIQLRRMSSWTEKRLANASLLNEALSEFTGKDGIVRLPQYLCAGCDNSACKEGNGCNGSIKNACTHARYKFYFYLQPQNLASGWDREKIIDAINLAGVPCYGGTCSEVYLEKAFDGSALRPAERLPIAKELGETSIMLLIHPTLTDSEIAKTQAVVKDVLRLAQKL; encoded by the coding sequence ATGTTAAATACTCCTTTTTCACCATGGCCGTCTTTTACGACGGAAGAGGCTGATGCTGTAGCTAATGTCATTCTTTCCAATAAAGTGAACTATTGGACCGGGAATGAGTGCCGAGAATTTGAAAAGGAATTTGCTGTCTGGGCTGATAGTAAGCACGCAATAGCGCTTGCCAATGGCACAGTTGCATTAGATTTAGCACTTCAGGGTCTAGGAATTGGGCCCGGTGATGAAGTGATTGTGACTCCCCGTACTTTTATTGCAAGCATATCTTGTGTTATCAGCGCAGGAGCAACGCCCATCTTTGCTGATGTTGATCCGGAGTCGGGGAATATTAGCCCTGCCGGAATTGCAGCTGTGATTACCCCCAAAACAAAAGCAGTCATTTGCGTTCACTTGGCGGGATGGCCTTGTGACATGGACGCAATCATGGCTTTATCGAGTCAGCATGGATTTAAGGTGGTTGAAGATTGTGCTCAAGCACATGGCGCTCGCTATAAAGGTAGAAGCGTTGGATCTACCGGGCATGTTGGTGCATGGTCATTTTGTCAAGACAAGATTATGACCACCGGTGGTGAGGGCGGCATGGTTACCACCAATGATGAGTCACTATGGCGATCTATGTGGGCCTATAAAGACCATGGTAAAAGTTATGAAGCTGTTTATGAGCGCCAGCATCCTCCAGGATATCGGTGGCTGCATGATAGCTTTGGAACAAACTGGCGCATGCTGGAGGTTCAGGCTGCGATTGGTCGGATACAGTTAAGACGAATGTCGAGCTGGACTGAAAAACGTTTAGCAAATGCCAGCCTCTTAAATGAAGCTCTATCTGAATTTACTGGTAAGGATGGCATCGTTAGATTGCCTCAGTATCTTTGTGCAGGCTGCGATAACTCAGCTTGCAAAGAGGGTAATGGGTGTAATGGATCCATAAAAAATGCCTGCACACACGCAAGGTATAAGTTTTATTTTTATTTGCAACCCCAGAATCTAGCTTCTGGCTGGGACCGTGAAAAAATTATTGATGCTATTAATCTTGCAGGCGTGCCTTGCTATGGGGGTACTTGTTCCGAAGTTTATTTGGAGAAAGCTTTTGATGGTTCAGCTCTTCGGCCAGCAGAGCGCCTCCCAATTGCCAAAGAATTAGGCGAGACGAGCATCATGCTGTTAATACACCCAACATTAACCGATTCTGAAATCGCCAAAACACAGGCAGTCGTCAAGGATGTACTTCGCTTGGCTCAAAAGCTTTGA
- a CDS encoding acetyltransferase codes for MKNIYIYGASGHGKVVLYTFAANKIPPAGFIDDEATGVFCDLPVVSPADLMPKADSQSNLDQHFHIAIGNNQVREMKFNQLIALGFVPENAIHPSAVVYPSASLGSGCLVAATAVVGPSATIGNACIINHGAIVDHDCVIGSFTHCAPNVTLGGGVRIGKSCLIGAGAVILPGITIGDGVTVGAGAVVTKNISDNQVQVGSPARNLA; via the coding sequence ATGAAAAATATTTATATATATGGCGCTAGCGGTCATGGCAAAGTGGTTTTATATACCTTCGCAGCCAATAAGATTCCCCCTGCTGGATTTATTGATGATGAGGCAACGGGGGTATTTTGTGATTTGCCTGTTGTCTCTCCGGCTGATTTAATGCCCAAAGCAGATTCTCAAAGCAATCTCGACCAACATTTCCATATTGCAATTGGTAATAATCAGGTCCGCGAAATGAAGTTCAATCAATTGATTGCACTAGGTTTTGTGCCCGAGAATGCCATTCATCCATCAGCAGTTGTTTACCCTTCAGCTAGCTTGGGTTCTGGATGTTTGGTTGCCGCTACGGCAGTAGTTGGACCGTCTGCCACTATAGGTAATGCATGCATTATTAATCACGGCGCTATAGTCGACCATGACTGCGTTATTGGCTCCTTTACTCACTGCGCCCCAAACGTCACTCTGGGTGGAGGGGTTCGAATTGGCAAGTCTTGCTTAATTGGTGCGGGGGCAGTTATTTTGCCGGGTATCACTATTGGCGATGGAGTGACAGTAGGGGCAGGGGCTGTAGTTACCAAGAACATTTCTGATAATCAAGTGCAGGTGGGTTCGCCTGCTAGAAACTTGGCTTAG
- a CDS encoding polyprenol monophosphomannose synthase, whose amino-acid sequence MNLINLAILIPTFNEAKNVQLLLREISTIAGLHCQVNFNVYVIDDSSPDGTAAVAQALSEELACPNFSTSVINRVKKEGLGKAYIDGFKSMLGLTNPPDYILQMDADLSHSPKYIPEFLAAARRGVDFVVGSRYIPGGSSPDWSWYRKLLSRGGNFYACSILGRRIHDYTGGFNMYSIELIRAMDIESIDYFGYGFLIDLKFRAARLAKKIIEIPIHFTDREFGQSKMPANTIIKNFILVPKIRLKSLFKF is encoded by the coding sequence GTGAATTTAATCAATTTAGCCATCCTTATTCCGACCTTCAACGAAGCTAAAAATGTTCAGTTATTACTTCGTGAAATTTCTACCATTGCAGGGTTGCATTGCCAAGTAAATTTTAATGTTTATGTTATCGACGACTCCTCCCCTGATGGTACGGCAGCTGTTGCACAAGCCTTATCTGAAGAATTGGCCTGCCCAAACTTTTCAACCTCGGTGATCAATCGGGTGAAAAAAGAGGGTTTAGGAAAAGCCTACATTGATGGGTTCAAGTCAATGTTGGGGCTAACTAACCCACCGGACTATATTTTGCAGATGGATGCTGATTTATCCCACAGCCCAAAATATATCCCTGAATTTTTAGCTGCTGCACGGCGAGGGGTTGATTTTGTGGTGGGCTCCCGCTACATTCCAGGGGGTTCTAGCCCTGACTGGAGCTGGTATCGCAAATTGCTTTCAAGAGGAGGTAATTTTTATGCCTGCTCTATATTGGGCCGCAGAATTCATGACTACACGGGCGGTTTCAATATGTATTCTATTGAGCTCATTCGAGCAATGGATATTGAATCAATTGATTACTTTGGCTATGGCTTTTTAATTGATCTGAAGTTTCGGGCTGCGCGTTTAGCAAAAAAAATAATTGAGATTCCTATTCACTTTACCGATCGAGAATTTGGCCAATCGAAAATGCCAGCAAATACGATTATTAAAAACTTTATATTAGTTCCAAAGATCCGCCTTAAGTCTTTGTTTAAGTTTTAA